CGGTCTGGTGCTGCCGGTGCCGGTGTGGGCGCTGGCCGCGATGCTGCTCGCCCTCGGCTTCTGTCTCGGCGTCGGCCAGCCGCTGTCGATGACGACGGTCGTGCAGGCCGCCCCCGAACGGGCCCGCAGTACGGCGCTGGCGCTCCGCCTCACCGGCAACCGCCTCGGCCAGGTCGCCGCCCCGGCCGGCGCCGGACTGCTCGCCGGGGTCGCGGGCACCGCCGCGCCCTTCGTCCTGCTCGGCGCGCTGCTGCTGGCCTCCGCCGCGTTGGCCGCCCGTACGGGCCCGGAGCGGGGCGGCGGCACCACACCCGGCGCGGGCGGGGGGCCCGCGCCGGCGGTGAAGGTGACCGGGCCGGCCGCGGAGGGCGAGGCCGCGCCGGCCCCGGAAGAGGAGGCCGGGCAAGGGCGGGTGGGCCACGGCACCGGCGGCCCGCAAGCCCGTCCGCAAGCCCGCCCGAAGGGACCGTAAGCAGACCCGAAGGGAACCATAAGCGCAGCTCGGCAGGGTGGTGTGCACAGCGGGTCCGGCATCGGGCCGGGCCCGCACCGCAGGTGAGGAGCACACCATGAGCAACGCCCACGACCCCCGCACCCCGGTGACCGTGCTCGGCCTCGGCGCCATGGGCAGCGCACTGGCCGGCGCCTTCGTCGGGGCCGGGCACCCCACGACGGTGTGGAACCGTACGCCGGGCAAGGCCGAGGATCTGGTGGCGCGCGGCGCGGTCCGCGCGGACACGGTGGCCGAGGCGGTGGCCGCCAGTCCGCTGGTGATCGTGTGCGTGGTGGACTACGCCGCGGCCCACGAGATCCTGGAGCCGGCCGGTCCCCGGCTGTCCGGCCGGGTCCTGGTCAACCTGACGTCCGACACCCCGGAGCGCGCCCGCTCCGCCGCCGCCTGGGCCGCCGGGCACGGCATCGACTACCTCGACGGCTCGGTCATGGTGCCGACGACGGACGTCGGGCAGCCCGGCGCGACCCTCCTCTACAGCGGCTCCCGGCAGGCCTTCGAGACGTACAAGGAGACGCTGAAGGTGCTGGGCGGCCGGGCGGCGTACCTCGGCGACGACCACGCCATGGCCGCCGTGTACGACCTCGCCCTGCTCGCCTTCTTCTACTCCGCGATGGC
This genomic stretch from Streptomyces nigrescens harbors:
- a CDS encoding NAD(P)-dependent oxidoreductase produces the protein MSNAHDPRTPVTVLGLGAMGSALAGAFVGAGHPTTVWNRTPGKAEDLVARGAVRADTVAEAVAASPLVIVCVVDYAAAHEILEPAGPRLSGRVLVNLTSDTPERARSAAAWAAGHGIDYLDGSVMVPTTDVGQPGATLLYSGSRQAFETYKETLKVLGGRAAYLGDDHAMAAVYDLALLAFFYSAMAGLVHAFALAGAESVPAEEFVPFTGAIADILPPLAAGMAQDLDRGVLRGDQDNIVMEAAGMAHIIEASVDRGINTDVLAAVKGLADRTIAAGHGKAGFLSIIEEMRKPSAKG